The following coding sequences lie in one Paracidovorax avenae genomic window:
- a CDS encoding Hpt domain-containing protein, producing the protein MSPIDAANAPAADWSQGEQDLGPLAWVLDELRKSLDGAVKAMRRFVRDAEAARGSDLASLDAGALRIARQQLHQASGALEMVGMGPPALVLRSMEAAVQKFVQRPDLCSQDSAAVIERASFALVEYLESVLAGKQVSPVALFPQYRDAQALTGAERVHPADLWPVERRFREPDFVVDAAPLEYGAEARSRLDAAVLRIVRSGDLAAAREMQDICLGFVAGQSDRQARAFWKICAGFFEALAQGRITPDVYVKRVASRVLMQYATLARGEPTVADRLVQDLLFFCAQARPASDDVAAPPPGPSVLHAVRQAFGLERFRPVDYSTPRFGLYDPALLAQARKRIAAATETWSALAGGDRNKLKPAADQFSLVCDSLAKLQPGSEPLSRALSRAVDSTARSGEPPLPALAMEVATAVLYLQASFEELETAQDHMADRATRLAERLDSVAAGGESAPLEPWMEELYRRVSDHQTMGSVVDELRATLGEVEKSLDQYFRSPGDLPVLGSVPGRLAQMRGVLSVLGLDQASLAVVHMRDTVERLLRGDVPEEERQAVFEKLGSNLGALGFLIDMLSYQRTMARKLFIYDEPAGELRILMGRTRTRAGDLPEEQDAHIEARAPLPAPLPQIPDRVQPPIEDELDAAPAQLPAPADALTAAGPAAPGAPHAAPVAPAPAAVAPAAPVASGDDADDEAELLDIFLEEAREVVANGLEAVEGLRAAPADLSAQTTLRRAFHTLKGSSRMVGLDAFGEAAWSMEQVLNAWLAEQKPIQPPMLQLSDEALRAFGRWADDIAAGQAGGWEPRGFAESAQAMRERGEYLPLAGAAAVAAGVAAEAVSDDVAATAAPHSGAPAADAADIAEHPATDAPVFDLAMDIEGQDAAAHAEAEPATSGAATDVAPAFDLDLDLDFPSEGAAADEVPLKAPLDFAETLPPVPDAATEALSGDVPAEVPSAEVAEDIDFSAFSEALAEGAAGQPAEAALPAGHDDAPLPAIPDASSPDAALQAAGMPPLADLLAEAELLPDDGMPSEDMSSEGLAPLAELPADAWPDLSLEGEPAAAPGNAAVDEGAAEEAALPAVEATGDAPDATELPAEPEPALADAAALPEAEAEDAVAAVSVAEEEPSAEAGSEQALGAESPEEAVKVIETLRIGIPLYNVYLNEADEWSRRLVTCLQEWSLELHEPLPDTAVALAHSLAGSSATVGFQALSDMARALEHALQHVQLQPQGTPEQARVFMAASEDIRRLLHQFAAGFLKEPHPQILAELREILESEIVPAPWELPAGEAADAEPATQATADDDATAEAAPVPKAEPEEPAPRGHVAPALSVPLPAQDAVQGAGRALEPVTTDIDDDIDALDVIDPDLFPIFEEEAIELLPALGAALRQWAARPENLGARNEALRALHTLKGSSRLAGAMRLGEMAHRLESAVEQVDSEAPSAEAIEPLLVSFDGLQASFDALRSIGAQGLAQPVAVEPLATEGPAAAPDATVAESVPAPAPRRAVALPGASQLTAARPVSSQSVRVRAQLLDRLVNQAGEVMIARSRLDARMAQMKDSLADLTGNLERLRQQLRDIEVQAETQMQSRLALSKDSSADFDPLEFDRFTRVQELTRMMAESVNDVATVQRNLQRTMEGAEDDLIAQGRQARELQRDLLRTRMVEFEGISERLYAVVRQASKETGKQIKLDIAGGSIEMDRGVLDRMTPAFEHLLRNCVAHGIEAPEARTAAGKPATGSITVALKQDGNDVSVEFRDDGAGLDLERIRAKAASQGLIAPDAVVGPAEAAQLIFMPGFSTAAEVTGLSGRGIGMDVVRSEVNALGGRVETTTEAGQGTSFRMVLPLTTAVTQVVMLRAGALTLGVPANLVEIVRRTGAGELDEAYRTGSFEDGVEALPFFWAGALLQSSASSQETSGRTRPVVILRSASQRIAMHVDEVLGNQEVVVKNLGPQLSRLPGLAGMSVLASGAVVLIYNPVALATVYGEQVRGQMAAPVPASLEAGSAPAVAAGAVGGGGALTVPVAQVPLVLVVDDSITVRRVTQRLLKREGYRVALAADGLQALERLQEERPAVVLSDIEMPRMDGFDLARNIRADRELHELPIIMITSRIAQKHREHAAELGVNHYLGKPYSDEELLSLVHHYARAAAAAAAGQGGEEAVPAEATAG; encoded by the coding sequence ATGTCACCTATTGACGCCGCAAACGCACCGGCCGCGGATTGGAGCCAGGGAGAACAGGATCTCGGGCCCCTGGCCTGGGTGCTGGATGAGTTGCGCAAGTCGCTCGATGGCGCCGTCAAGGCCATGCGCCGCTTCGTGCGCGATGCCGAGGCCGCGCGCGGATCCGATCTCGCCTCGCTGGACGCCGGAGCCCTGCGCATCGCGCGCCAGCAACTGCACCAGGCCAGCGGCGCGCTGGAGATGGTGGGCATGGGGCCGCCGGCCCTCGTGCTGCGCTCCATGGAGGCGGCCGTGCAGAAATTCGTGCAGCGGCCCGACCTTTGCAGCCAGGATTCCGCCGCCGTGATCGAGCGCGCGAGCTTCGCGCTGGTGGAATACCTGGAAAGCGTGCTGGCGGGCAAGCAGGTGTCGCCGGTGGCGCTGTTCCCGCAATACCGCGACGCGCAGGCCCTGACCGGCGCCGAACGGGTGCATCCCGCTGACCTCTGGCCGGTGGAGCGGCGGTTCCGCGAGCCCGACTTCGTGGTGGATGCCGCCCCCCTGGAATACGGTGCCGAGGCGCGCAGCCGGCTCGACGCCGCCGTGCTGCGCATCGTGCGCTCCGGCGACCTGGCCGCTGCGCGCGAGATGCAGGACATCTGCCTGGGCTTCGTGGCCGGGCAGTCCGACCGCCAGGCGCGTGCCTTCTGGAAGATCTGCGCCGGCTTCTTCGAGGCCCTGGCGCAGGGGCGCATCACGCCGGACGTGTACGTCAAGCGCGTGGCCTCGCGCGTGCTCATGCAGTACGCCACGCTGGCCCGCGGCGAGCCCACGGTCGCCGACCGCCTGGTGCAGGACCTGCTCTTCTTCTGCGCGCAGGCACGGCCCGCGTCCGACGATGTCGCCGCGCCGCCGCCCGGCCCGTCCGTGCTGCATGCCGTGCGCCAGGCCTTCGGCCTTGAGCGCTTCCGGCCGGTGGACTATTCCACGCCGCGTTTCGGGCTCTACGATCCGGCGCTCCTGGCCCAGGCGCGCAAGCGCATCGCCGCGGCCACCGAGACCTGGTCCGCCCTGGCCGGCGGCGACCGCAACAAGCTCAAGCCCGCGGCCGACCAGTTCAGCCTGGTCTGCGATTCCCTGGCCAAGCTGCAGCCCGGCAGCGAGCCGCTGTCCCGTGCGCTGTCGCGCGCGGTGGATTCCACGGCCCGCTCGGGCGAGCCGCCGCTGCCCGCGCTGGCCATGGAGGTCGCCACGGCCGTGCTGTACCTCCAGGCCTCCTTCGAGGAACTGGAAACCGCCCAGGACCACATGGCCGACCGCGCCACCCGGCTCGCGGAGCGGCTGGACAGCGTCGCCGCGGGTGGTGAGTCTGCGCCGCTGGAGCCCTGGATGGAGGAGCTCTACCGCCGCGTGAGCGACCACCAGACCATGGGCAGCGTGGTGGACGAACTGCGCGCCACCCTGGGCGAAGTCGAGAAGTCGCTGGACCAGTATTTCCGCAGCCCCGGCGACCTGCCGGTGCTCGGCAGCGTGCCCGGCCGTCTCGCGCAGATGCGCGGCGTGCTGTCCGTGCTGGGCCTGGACCAGGCCTCGCTGGCCGTGGTCCACATGCGCGACACCGTCGAACGGTTGTTGCGCGGCGACGTCCCCGAGGAAGAGCGCCAGGCGGTCTTCGAGAAGCTGGGCAGCAACCTGGGCGCGCTGGGGTTCCTCATCGACATGCTCAGCTACCAGCGCACCATGGCGCGCAAGCTGTTCATCTACGACGAGCCGGCGGGCGAATTGCGCATCCTGATGGGGCGCACGCGCACCCGCGCCGGCGACCTGCCCGAGGAGCAGGATGCCCATATCGAGGCGCGCGCGCCGCTGCCCGCCCCGCTGCCGCAGATACCGGACCGGGTGCAGCCGCCGATCGAGGACGAACTGGACGCAGCGCCCGCGCAGCTGCCCGCCCCGGCGGATGCCCTCACGGCCGCCGGGCCAGCCGCGCCCGGGGCGCCCCATGCGGCGCCCGTGGCTCCCGCGCCTGCCGCCGTGGCTCCGGCTGCTCCGGTGGCCTCGGGAGACGATGCGGACGACGAGGCCGAGCTGCTGGACATCTTCCTGGAAGAGGCCCGCGAAGTGGTGGCCAACGGCCTAGAGGCGGTCGAAGGGCTGCGCGCCGCGCCGGCCGACCTGAGCGCCCAGACGACGCTGCGGCGCGCCTTCCACACGCTCAAGGGCAGTTCGCGGATGGTGGGCCTGGACGCATTCGGCGAGGCCGCCTGGTCGATGGAGCAGGTGCTCAACGCCTGGCTCGCGGAGCAAAAGCCCATCCAGCCGCCGATGCTGCAGCTGTCGGACGAGGCACTGCGCGCCTTCGGCCGCTGGGCGGACGACATCGCCGCAGGCCAGGCCGGGGGCTGGGAGCCCCGGGGCTTCGCGGAGTCCGCGCAGGCCATGCGCGAGCGGGGCGAATACCTGCCGCTGGCCGGCGCTGCCGCGGTGGCTGCGGGCGTGGCCGCGGAGGCAGTGTCCGACGATGTGGCGGCTACAGCAGCGCCGCATTCCGGGGCTCCTGCAGCGGACGCCGCGGACATCGCCGAACATCCGGCAACCGACGCGCCGGTCTTCGATCTGGCCATGGACATCGAGGGACAGGACGCGGCAGCCCATGCGGAGGCGGAGCCTGCAACCTCCGGGGCTGCCACCGACGTGGCCCCTGCTTTCGACCTGGACCTGGATCTGGACTTTCCTTCCGAGGGGGCCGCGGCGGACGAAGTGCCGCTGAAGGCGCCGCTGGATTTCGCCGAAACCCTGCCGCCGGTGCCCGACGCGGCCACGGAGGCGCTATCCGGGGATGTCCCGGCGGAAGTACCTTCGGCGGAAGTGGCCGAAGACATCGATTTCTCGGCATTCTCCGAGGCGCTGGCCGAGGGGGCCGCGGGCCAGCCGGCGGAAGCCGCACTGCCCGCCGGGCACGACGATGCGCCGCTGCCTGCAATTCCGGATGCTTCCTCGCCCGACGCGGCGCTGCAGGCGGCGGGCATGCCGCCGCTGGCCGATCTGCTGGCCGAAGCGGAACTGCTTCCCGATGACGGCATGCCGTCCGAGGACATGTCGTCCGAGGGCTTGGCGCCCCTGGCGGAACTGCCGGCCGATGCCTGGCCCGACCTGTCGCTGGAGGGCGAGCCCGCCGCTGCGCCAGGAAATGCCGCCGTGGACGAAGGCGCCGCCGAAGAGGCCGCCTTGCCCGCTGTCGAAGCGACCGGCGACGCGCCGGATGCCACCGAGTTGCCGGCGGAACCGGAGCCTGCCCTGGCGGATGCCGCGGCGCTGCCGGAAGCCGAAGCCGAGGATGCGGTGGCTGCCGTGTCCGTTGCCGAGGAAGAGCCCTCGGCGGAAGCCGGCTCGGAGCAGGCGCTCGGTGCCGAGTCGCCGGAGGAAGCCGTCAAGGTCATCGAGACCCTGCGGATCGGCATCCCCCTCTACAACGTCTATCTCAACGAAGCGGACGAGTGGTCGCGCCGCCTCGTGACCTGCCTGCAGGAGTGGTCGCTGGAACTGCACGAGCCGCTGCCGGACACGGCCGTGGCGCTGGCCCACTCGCTGGCCGGCAGCTCCGCCACCGTGGGCTTCCAGGCGCTGTCGGACATGGCCCGTGCGCTGGAGCATGCCCTGCAGCACGTGCAACTGCAGCCGCAGGGCACGCCGGAGCAGGCGCGCGTCTTCATGGCTGCGTCGGAGGACATCCGCCGCCTGCTGCACCAGTTCGCCGCCGGGTTCCTGAAGGAGCCCCATCCCCAGATCCTGGCAGAACTGCGCGAGATCCTCGAGTCCGAGATCGTGCCCGCCCCCTGGGAGCTGCCGGCCGGCGAGGCTGCGGATGCCGAGCCGGCCACCCAGGCCACGGCGGACGACGACGCCACGGCCGAGGCCGCTCCCGTGCCCAAGGCCGAACCGGAAGAGCCCGCCCCGCGCGGCCATGTGGCGCCCGCGCTGTCGGTGCCGCTGCCCGCGCAGGATGCGGTCCAGGGTGCCGGGCGTGCGCTGGAGCCGGTGACCACCGATATCGACGACGACATCGACGCGCTGGACGTGATCGATCCCGACCTGTTCCCGATCTTCGAGGAAGAGGCGATCGAGCTGCTGCCCGCGCTGGGCGCCGCACTGCGCCAGTGGGCGGCCCGCCCGGAGAACCTGGGCGCCCGCAACGAGGCGCTGCGCGCGCTGCACACGCTCAAGGGCAGCTCCCGCCTGGCTGGCGCGATGCGGCTGGGCGAAATGGCCCACCGGCTGGAGTCGGCCGTGGAGCAGGTGGATTCCGAAGCGCCGAGCGCCGAGGCGATCGAGCCGCTGCTGGTGTCCTTCGACGGCCTGCAGGCGAGCTTCGATGCCCTGCGCTCCATCGGTGCCCAGGGGCTGGCCCAGCCCGTGGCCGTGGAGCCGCTGGCGACGGAAGGCCCGGCTGCCGCGCCCGACGCCACGGTGGCGGAGTCCGTCCCGGCACCCGCGCCGCGCCGCGCCGTGGCCCTGCCCGGAGCGTCCCAGCTCACGGCGGCCCGGCCGGTCTCGAGCCAGTCGGTGCGCGTGCGCGCCCAGCTGCTGGACCGCCTGGTCAACCAGGCGGGCGAGGTGATGATCGCCCGCTCCCGCCTGGATGCCCGCATGGCGCAGATGAAGGATTCGCTGGCCGATCTCACCGGCAACCTGGAGCGCCTGCGCCAGCAACTGCGCGACATCGAGGTGCAGGCCGAGACGCAGATGCAGTCGCGGCTGGCGCTGTCGAAGGATTCGTCGGCCGACTTCGACCCGCTGGAATTCGACCGCTTCACCCGCGTGCAGGAACTGACCCGCATGATGGCCGAGTCGGTGAACGACGTGGCCACCGTGCAGCGCAACCTGCAGCGCACCATGGAAGGCGCGGAAGACGACCTGATCGCCCAGGGGCGGCAGGCGCGCGAGCTGCAGCGCGACCTGCTGCGCACGCGCATGGTGGAGTTCGAGGGCATTTCCGAGCGCCTCTACGCCGTCGTGCGGCAGGCTTCCAAGGAGACGGGCAAGCAGATCAAGCTCGACATCGCGGGCGGCTCCATCGAGATGGACCGCGGCGTGCTCGACCGCATGACGCCCGCCTTCGAGCACCTGCTGCGCAACTGCGTGGCGCACGGCATCGAGGCTCCGGAGGCACGGACGGCCGCGGGCAAGCCCGCGACCGGTTCCATCACCGTGGCCCTGAAGCAGGATGGCAACGACGTGTCCGTGGAGTTCCGCGACGATGGCGCCGGCCTCGACCTGGAACGCATCCGCGCGAAGGCGGCCAGCCAGGGCCTGATCGCCCCGGATGCCGTGGTCGGTCCCGCGGAAGCCGCCCAGCTGATCTTCATGCCCGGCTTCTCCACGGCCGCCGAGGTCACCGGCCTGTCCGGGCGCGGCATCGGCATGGACGTCGTGCGCTCCGAGGTGAACGCCCTGGGCGGACGCGTGGAAACCACCACCGAAGCGGGCCAGGGCACCTCGTTCCGCATGGTGCTGCCGCTCACGACGGCCGTGACGCAGGTGGTCATGCTGCGCGCGGGCGCGCTCACGCTGGGTGTCCCGGCCAACCTCGTGGAGATCGTGCGCCGCACCGGCGCGGGTGAACTGGACGAGGCCTACCGCACCGGCAGCTTCGAGGACGGCGTCGAGGCGCTGCCCTTCTTCTGGGCGGGCGCGCTGCTCCAGTCCTCGGCCAGCAGCCAGGAAACGTCGGGCCGCACCCGGCCCGTCGTGATCCTGCGCAGCGCATCGCAGCGCATCGCCATGCACGTGGACGAAGTGCTGGGCAACCAGGAAGTGGTGGTCAAGAACCTCGGCCCGCAGCTCTCGCGCCTGCCCGGCCTGGCCGGCATGTCGGTGCTGGCCTCCGGGGCCGTCGTGCTGATCTACAACCCCGTGGCACTCGCGACGGTGTACGGCGAGCAGGTACGGGGCCAGATGGCCGCGCCCGTGCCCGCTTCCCTGGAGGCCGGCTCCGCGCCGGCAGTGGCTGCCGGCGCCGTGGGCGGCGGTGGCGCACTGACCGTGCCCGTCGCCCAGGTGCCGCTGGTGCTGGTGGTGGACGATTCCATCACCGTGCGCCGCGTCACGCAGCGCCTGCTCAAGCGCGAAGGCTACCGCGTGGCGCTCGCCGCCGACGGGCTCCAGGCCCTGGAGCGCCTGCAGGAGGAGCGGCCGGCCGTGGTGCTCTCGGACATCGAGATGCCGCGCATGGACGGCTTCGACCTCGCGCGCAACATCCGCGCCGACCGCGAACTGCACGAGCTGCCGATCATCATGATCACCTCGCGCATCGCGCAGAAGCACCGCGAGCACGCCGCGGAACTGGGGGTCAACCACTACCTGGGCAAGCCGTATTCCGACGAGGAACTGCTGAGCCTGGTGCACCACTACGCCCGTGCCGCGGCCGCTGCTGCGGCGGGGCAGGGCGGCGAGGAAGCCGTGCCGGCGGAGGCCACTGCCGGCTGA
- a CDS encoding deoxyribodipyrimidine photo-lyase gives MEPTFSKGLVWFRRDLRSDDHAALYHALRQCSQVHCVFVFDTDILDPLPRADRRVEFIRESLVQLDASLRALSGHRHGGLIVRHGVAAEEVPALAVGLGVQALFANHDDEPAALERDDRVRHRLGAGGVQMLTYKDHAVFERAEVLTQGGTPYTVFTPYKNAWLRKVDAFYLSAYPVERHAGRLAPRPESERGRVPTLADIGFEPAGLDRLPLPPGMDGARTLLDDFLQRIDQYGEARDFPAVKGPSYLSVHLRFGTLSPRRAARAAHERMRQGSTGAATWLSELIWRDFYFQVLAHHPQVAGGASFKPAYDAIAWEDGTPAQERFAAWCEGRTGYPLVDAAMAQINQTGYMHNRLRMVVASFLVKDLGVDWRWGERYFAEKLNDFDLSANNGGWQWASSSGCDAQPYFRIFNPVSQSRKFDPKGRFIRIYLPQLAELPDRWLHAPWEAGPLELEAAGVRLGENYPHPIVDHDEARQRTLARYAVVKSEAAPA, from the coding sequence ATGGAGCCCACTTTTTCCAAAGGCCTGGTCTGGTTCCGCCGCGACCTGCGCAGCGACGACCATGCCGCGCTCTACCACGCGCTGCGCCAGTGCAGCCAGGTGCATTGCGTCTTCGTTTTCGACACGGACATCCTGGATCCGCTGCCGCGGGCGGACCGGCGCGTGGAGTTCATCCGCGAATCGCTGGTGCAGCTCGACGCGTCCCTGCGCGCCCTCTCGGGCCACCGCCACGGCGGGCTGATCGTGCGCCACGGCGTGGCCGCGGAGGAGGTGCCCGCCCTGGCCGTGGGCCTGGGCGTGCAGGCCCTGTTCGCGAACCACGACGACGAACCGGCCGCCCTGGAGCGAGACGACCGTGTCCGCCACCGGCTGGGCGCAGGTGGTGTGCAAATGCTCACTTACAAGGACCACGCCGTCTTCGAGCGCGCGGAGGTCCTGACCCAGGGCGGCACACCGTACACCGTGTTCACGCCCTACAAGAATGCCTGGCTGCGCAAGGTGGACGCGTTCTACCTGAGCGCCTACCCCGTGGAGCGCCATGCGGGCCGGCTCGCGCCCCGCCCGGAAAGCGAGCGCGGCAGGGTGCCCACGCTGGCCGACATCGGCTTCGAGCCCGCGGGGCTGGACCGCCTGCCCCTGCCGCCGGGCATGGACGGCGCGCGCACGCTGCTGGACGATTTTCTGCAGCGGATCGACCAGTACGGCGAGGCACGCGACTTTCCGGCCGTGAAGGGGCCGAGCTACCTCAGCGTGCACCTGCGCTTCGGCACGCTGTCGCCGCGGCGGGCAGCGCGCGCCGCCCACGAGCGCATGCGCCAGGGCAGCACCGGCGCCGCCACGTGGCTCAGCGAGCTGATCTGGCGGGACTTCTACTTCCAGGTGCTGGCCCACCATCCACAGGTGGCCGGCGGCGCCAGCTTCAAGCCCGCCTACGACGCCATCGCCTGGGAGGACGGCACGCCAGCGCAGGAACGCTTCGCCGCCTGGTGCGAGGGACGCACGGGCTACCCGCTGGTGGACGCCGCCATGGCCCAGATCAACCAGACGGGCTACATGCACAACCGGCTGCGCATGGTCGTGGCCAGCTTCCTGGTGAAGGACCTGGGCGTGGACTGGCGCTGGGGGGAACGCTATTTCGCGGAAAAGCTCAACGATTTCGACCTGTCCGCCAACAACGGCGGGTGGCAGTGGGCCAGTTCCAGCGGCTGCGACGCGCAACCGTATTTCCGCATCTTCAACCCGGTGAGCCAGAGCCGGAAGTTCGACCCCAAGGGCCGCTTCATCCGCATCTACCTGCCGCAGCTGGCGGAGCTGCCCGACCGCTGGCTGCACGCCCCCTGGGAGGCCGGCCCGCTGGAACTGGAGGCCGCCGGGGTGCGGCTGGGTGAGAACTACCCGCACCCCATCGTGGACCACGACGAGGCGCGCCAGCGGACGCTGGCGCGCTATGCCGTGGTGAAGTCGGAGGCCGCGCCAGCCTGA
- a CDS encoding YqgE/AlgH family protein, translating into MPADSAPMNLTHHFLIAMPGLEDESFARSVVYLCEHSERGALGLIINKPSDLSLKGLFDKVDLSLRREDLSLEPVFRGGPVQTERGFVLHEAMGPSTGGDKPSAGDGGAQGEGEGAEESAYASTMSIPGGLEMTTSKDVLEALSTGAGPRRVLVTLGYSSWGEGQLESELAENSWLTVGADLSVIFDTPVGQRYDRALALLGLQSWMLSPEAGHA; encoded by the coding sequence ATGCCTGCCGATTCTGCGCCCATGAACCTGACGCACCACTTCCTGATCGCCATGCCGGGGCTGGAAGACGAGTCGTTTGCCCGCAGCGTCGTGTACCTGTGCGAGCACAGCGAGCGCGGCGCGCTCGGGCTCATCATCAACAAGCCGTCCGACCTCAGCCTCAAGGGCCTGTTCGACAAGGTGGACCTGTCGCTGCGGCGCGAAGACCTGTCGCTCGAGCCGGTGTTCCGCGGCGGCCCGGTCCAGACGGAGCGCGGTTTCGTGCTGCACGAGGCCATGGGCCCTTCCACGGGAGGCGACAAGCCCTCCGCGGGCGACGGCGGCGCGCAGGGCGAAGGCGAGGGCGCGGAGGAGTCCGCCTACGCCTCCACCATGTCCATTCCCGGCGGGCTGGAGATGACCACGAGCAAGGACGTGCTCGAGGCCCTGTCCACCGGCGCCGGCCCGCGGCGCGTGCTGGTCACCCTCGGCTATTCCTCGTGGGGCGAAGGCCAGCTCGAGTCGGAACTGGCAGAGAACAGCTGGCTCACCGTGGGGGCCGACCTGTCCGTGATCTTCGACACGCCCGTGGGCCAGCGCTACGACCGGGCCCTCGCCCTGCTGGGGCTGCAGTCCTGGATGCTCTCGCCCGAGGCGGGCCACGCATGA
- the ruvX gene encoding Holliday junction resolvase RuvX: protein MSGPMPDPLPAAPAAASPAVPAHLQSFLAFDFGAKRTGVAVGSRLLRTASPQATIRAEGADARFAAVAERLREWQPDALVVGVPYHPDGAAHENTARALKFARQLRGRFGLPVFEVDERYSTTEAHAGGAKDADAASACIILEQFLRQLP from the coding sequence ATGAGCGGTCCCATGCCGGACCCCCTGCCTGCCGCTCCCGCCGCCGCATCCCCCGCCGTTCCGGCGCATCTCCAATCCTTCCTGGCCTTCGATTTCGGCGCCAAGCGCACCGGGGTCGCGGTGGGCTCGCGGCTGCTGCGCACCGCCAGCCCGCAGGCCACGATCCGCGCCGAAGGGGCGGATGCGCGCTTCGCCGCCGTGGCCGAACGGCTGCGCGAGTGGCAGCCCGATGCGCTCGTCGTCGGCGTGCCGTACCACCCCGACGGTGCCGCGCACGAGAACACCGCGCGCGCGCTGAAATTCGCCCGGCAGCTGCGCGGGCGCTTCGGCCTGCCGGTGTTCGAGGTGGACGAGCGCTACAGCACCACCGAGGCCCATGCGGGCGGCGCGAAAGATGCCGATGCCGCATCGGCCTGCATCATCCTGGAGCAGTTCTTGAGGCAACTTCCATGA